A genomic stretch from Spiroplasma endosymbiont of Clivina fossor includes:
- a CDS encoding IS5 family transposase (programmed frameshift): protein MKFKKNNQISDKNFLRLTGIKHTTFNKMLEILKIEELKKRFRRGRTNKLSLENRILMTLEYWREYRTYFHIAKSYDISESSCYRNIKWIEDTLIKHPNFQQLTGQKSLLKDYFKDKTVIIDVTESQIQRPKKGQKQHYSGKKKKHTIKTQVIIEKDSKKIISSDFSYGKNHDFKILKDSKIKFLPETTVLVDLGYQGIQKINHNVLIPKRKSKKNPLNKEEKQNNERISKMRIVIENVFAILKKFKIISEKYRNRRKRFALRFNLIASIYNLQLLV from the exons ATGAAATTTAAAAAAAATAATCAAATAAGTGATAAAAATTTTTTAAGATTAACTGGTATTAAACATACTACTTTTAATAAAATGCTAGAAATTTTAAAAATAGAAGAATTAAAAAAGAGATTTCGTCGCGGAAGAACCAATAAATTATCATTAGAAAATCGTATTTTAATGACTTTAGAATATTGAAGAGAATATAGAACTTATTTTCATATTGCAAAAAGTTATGATATTAGTGAAAGTAGTTGTTATAGAAATATCAAATGAATTGAAGACACTTTAATAAAACACCCTAATTTTCAACAACTTACTGGTCAAAAATCACTATTAAAAGATTATTTCAAAGATAAGACTGTTATAATTGATGTAACTGAAAGCCAAATCCAACGCCCAAAAAAAG GACAAAAACAGCACTACTCAGGAAAAAAGAAAAAACACACAATAAAAACACAAGTTATAATTGAAAAAGATAGTAAAAAAATTATTAGTTCTGATTTTTCTTATGGTAAAAACCATGACTTTAAAATTTTAAAAGATTCAAAAATTAAATTTTTACCAGAAACAACTGTTTTAGTGGATTTAGGTTATCAAGGCATACAAAAAATTAATCATAATGTTTTAATTCCTAAAAGAAAATCAAAGAAAAACCCTTTAAATAAAGAAGAAAAGCAAAATAATGAGCGAATTTCAAAAATGAGAATTGTTATTGAAAATGTTTTTGCTATACTTAAAAAATTTAAAATTATTAGTGAAAAATATCGAAATCGTAGAAAAAGATTTGCTTTAAGATTTAATTTAATAGCTTCAATTTATAATTTACAACTATTAGTTTAA
- the dnaJ gene encoding molecular chaperone DnaJ, producing the protein MNTKNKRDFYEILGLSRNASNDDIKRAYRKLAKQYHPDVYKQTDAEAKIQEINEAYEVLSDSQKRQMYDQYGSADPNMFSGGQGFGNFEDMFGDIGSVFGDFFGDIFGGGQRTRQRHSQAHKGEDIFYRETISLKDAILGTTIQFKVNVNFPCDECHQTGTKTPEDVVKCSNCNGRGIEVTEQRTMLGIIRQERPCRSCHGIGEVIKNKCLQCKGKKFITKQETISLDVPKGIFSGQKVRVQEKGHYGLKGQSRGDVYIEIEVQKHAFFQRDDLDLLITIPISFIDAMLGTIIKVPTFEKTVEFKILPKTKNNAVFTIPKMGSYHPLNSKKRGDIIVKIEIAFPKHISKQQEKILQQLSDELDFNPNDEFIKKFK; encoded by the coding sequence ATGAACACTAAAAATAAGAGAGACTTTTATGAAATATTAGGTTTATCGCGTAATGCGAGCAATGATGATATTAAACGAGCTTATCGTAAGTTAGCTAAGCAATATCATCCTGATGTTTATAAGCAAACTGATGCTGAAGCTAAAATTCAAGAAATTAATGAAGCGTATGAAGTATTGTCTGATTCTCAAAAACGACAAATGTATGATCAATATGGCAGTGCTGACCCAAATATGTTTAGTGGTGGTCAAGGTTTTGGTAATTTTGAAGATATGTTTGGTGATATTGGTAGTGTTTTTGGTGATTTCTTTGGTGATATTTTTGGTGGTGGTCAAAGAACACGACAACGGCATTCACAAGCACATAAGGGTGAAGATATCTTTTATCGCGAAACTATTAGTTTAAAAGATGCAATTTTAGGAACAACGATTCAGTTTAAAGTTAATGTTAATTTTCCTTGTGATGAATGTCATCAAACAGGTACTAAAACACCAGAAGATGTTGTGAAATGTTCAAATTGTAATGGTCGGGGGATTGAAGTTACTGAGCAAAGAACAATGTTAGGAATTATTAGACAAGAAAGACCTTGTCGTTCTTGTCACGGAATTGGTGAAGTTATTAAAAATAAATGTTTACAATGTAAAGGTAAAAAGTTTATTACTAAACAAGAAACCATTAGTCTTGATGTCCCGAAAGGAATTTTTTCTGGACAAAAAGTGCGTGTTCAAGAAAAGGGTCATTATGGGCTTAAAGGACAATCTCGTGGTGATGTTTATATTGAAATTGAAGTTCAAAAGCATGCTTTTTTTCAGCGTGATGATTTAGATTTATTAATTACGATTCCGATATCCTTTATTGATGCAATGTTAGGAACAATCATTAAAGTTCCAACATTTGAGAAAACAGTCGAATTTAAAATTCTTCCTAAAACTAAAAATAATGCTGTTTTTACGATTCCTAAAATGGGAAGTTATCATCCTTTAAATAGTAAAAAACGCGGTGATATTATTGTTAAAATAGAAATTGCTTTTCCAAAGCATATTTCAAAACAACAAGAAAAGATTTTACAACAGTTAAGTGATGAATTAGATTTTAATCCTAACGATGAATTTATTAAAAAATTTAAATAG